A stretch of Homo sapiens chromosome 12, GRCh38.p14 Primary Assembly DNA encodes these proteins:
- the OR6C70 gene encoding olfactory receptor 6C70 — translation MKNHTRQIEFILLGLTDNSQLQIVIFLFLLLNCVLSMIGNFTIIALILLDSQLKTPMYFFLRNFSFLEISFTTACIPRFLITIVTREKTISCNGCISQLFFYIFLGVTEFFLLAALSYDRYVAICKPLRYMSIMSNKVCYQLVFSSWVTGFLIIFTPLILGLNLDFCASNIIDHFICDISLILQLSCSDTHLLELIAFLLAVMTLIVTLFLVILSYSYIIKTILKFPSAQQKKKAFSTCSSHMIVVSITYGSCMFIYIKPSANERVALSKGVTVLNTSVAPLLNPFIYTLRNQQVKQAFKAVFRKIFSASDK, via the coding sequence ATGAAGAATCATACAAGGCAGATAGAATTTATTCTTCTGGGACTGACGGATAATTCTCAGTTACAGAttgtaattttcttatttctacttCTAAATTGTGTGTTGAGCATGATAGGGAACTTCACTATCATTGCCCTCATTCTGCTGGATTCCCAGCTCAAGACTCCAATGTATTTCTTCCTCCGtaatttctcttttctggaaATTTCATTCACAACTGCTTGCATTCCCAGATTCCTAATCACCATTGTTACCAGGGAAAAGACCATTTCCTGTAATGGTTGCATATCTCAGTTGTTTTTTTACATATTCTTGGGGGTTACAGAATTTTTCCTTCTAGCTGCTCTGTCCTATGATCGCTATGTTGCCATCTGCAAACCTTTGCGTTATATGTCCATCATGAGTAACAAAGTTTGCTACCAGCTTGTATTCAGTTCTTGGGTAACTGGATTCCTGATCATTTTCACTCCACTGATTTTAGGTCTTAACTTGGATTTCTGTGCTTCAAATATCATTGATCATTTCATTTGTGACATTTCTCTTATCCTACAACTTTCTTGCTCAGACACACATTTACTGGAACTGATTGCCTTTTTATTAGCTGTGATGACACTTATTGTCACATTGTTTTTAGTAATCCTTTCTTACTCTTACATCATCAAGACAATTCTGAAATTCCCTTCAGCTcagcaaaagaagaaagcctTTTCCACCTGCTCTTCTCACATGATTGTTGTCTCCATCACTTATGGTAGTTGTATGTTTATCTACATAAAGCCATCAGCGAATGAAAGAGTTGCTTTAAGCAAAGGAGTAACTGTGCTCAATACTTCAGTTGCCCCGTTGTTAAACCCATTTATTTATACTCTGAGGAATCAGCAAGTTAAACAAGCCTTCAAAGCTGTATTTAGAAAGATATTTTCTGCTTCAGACAAGTAA